A single region of the Salmo salar chromosome ssa16, Ssal_v3.1, whole genome shotgun sequence genome encodes:
- the LOC106573248 gene encoding leucine-rich repeat neuronal protein 3: MKETAFVACLLAELALTAFVLASEGGAAHCPVLCRCEIRPWFSPSSIYTEAPTVDCNDLGLSTLPEKLPSDTQVLLLQTNNIISVEKPLDYLANVTDIDLSKNNISSVNDVRLGPLPHLLSLHMEENWVPALSDSCLPSLPNLQEFYINHNLISSISPGAFQGLGRLLRLHLNSNRLRGISREWFQPLTRLEILMIGENPIVQLSDMNFKPLVNLRSLVLARMNMSEIPDDTLVGLDNLESISFFDNLFVRVPRAALKKAKNLKFLDLNKNPIERIQRGDFVDMFHLKELGINSMPALVSIDSFALNNLPELTKIEATNNPKLSYIHPNAFHKLPRLETLMLNSNALSALHRGTVDSLPNLREVSMHSNPIRCDCVIRWINMNRTGVRFMEPNSLLCVEPPEYQGQHVRQVHFREMTEICLPLISPGSLPDRVTVGRGSLVTLHCRAFGEPEPEIYWVTPSGDRVLPNSVSDKHYMHPEGTFEIYDTTEREAGLYTCVAHNLVGADLKSVLVVVDRYFPHPSVNALHIYVRSVQPNSVSVSWDNTHGGLVSNIKWFTVANAKHPSMVHTARVPSDVKEYRLTHLNPSTQYRVCVEVMSMQLGHNRDCVNVTTKGLAHPVESRETWDTAVMAACAVLFIVVAMACSLIYTSLQSQHIYRKLMVDQSQSLLSPSTCPGSASSLTELCVAGVKVRATVIDLPENSM; encoded by the coding sequence ATGAAGGAGACTGCGTTTGTGGCTTGTTTGTTAGCGGAGCTAGCGCTGACTGCCTTTGTTCTGGCCTCAGAGGGGGGCGCTGCTCATTGCCCTGTATTGTGCCGGTGTGAGATACGACCCTGGTTCTCTCCCAGCTCTATTTATACAGAGGCTCCCACGGTGGACTGTAATGATTTAGGCCTATCGACACTGCCAGAGAAACTGCCCTCAGACACACAGGTGCTATTGTTACAGACCAACAATATCATCAGCGTCGAGAAACCTTTGGATTACCTGGCTAATGTCACAGATATAGACTTATCCAAGAATAACATATCCTCTGTGAACGATGTCCGTCTGGGTCCTCTTCCCCATCTGCTGTCACTGCACATGGAAGAGAACTGGGTTCCGGCCTTATCAGATAGCTGTCTCCCGTCCCTGCCCAACCTCCAGGAGTTCTACATCAACCACAACCTGATCTCTTCCATCAGTCCTGGAGCCTTCCAGGGGCTGGGGAGGCTCCTGCGGCTCCATCTCAACTCCAACCGTCTGAGGGGCATTAGCAGGGAATGGTTCCAGCCGCTAACCCGCCTGGAGATCCTGATGATTGGGGAGAACCCCATCGTCCAATTGTCAGACATGAACTTTAAGCCCCTGGTCAACCTACGCAGCTTGGTTCTGGCCAGGATGAATATGTCTGAAATCCCGGACGACACTCTGGTCGGCCTCGACAATCTGGAGAGCATCTCGTTCTTCGACAACCTGTTTGTCAGAGTCCCCCGGGCTGCTCTGAAGAAAGCCAAGAACCTGAAGTTTCTGGATCTCAACAAGAACCCCATTGAGCGGATTCAGAGAGGGGATTTTGTGGACATGTTCCATCTCAAAGAGCTGGGCATCAACAGCATGCCTGCACTGGTGTCCATTGACAGCTTCGCCCTGAACAACCTCCCAGAGCTGACAAAGATAGAGGCCACCAACAACCCAAAGCTGTCCTACATCCATCCCAACGCCTTCCACAAGCTGCCGAGACTTGAGACGCTGATGCTGAACAGCAACGCCCTCAGTGCTCTGCACCGCGGCACTGTGGACTCCCTGCCCAACCTGCGTGAGGTCAGCATGCACAGCAACCCCATCCGCTGTGACTGCGTCATCCGCTGGATCAACATGAATCGGACCGGAGTACGCTTCATGGAGCCCAATTCCCTCCTCTGCGTGGAGCCGCCTGAGTACCAGGGCCAGCATGTCCGTCAGGTTCACTTCCGGGAGATGACCGAGATCTGCCTCCCACTCATCTCGCCTGGGAGCCTTCCAGATCGAGTCACGGTCGGGAGAGGGAGCTTGGTGACGCTGCACTGCCGGGCTTTTGGAGAACCGGAGCCAGAGATCTACTGGGTCACCCCCTCTGGCGACAGAGTCCTGCCCAACAGTGTGTCTGATAAGCACTACATGCATCCAGAGGGAACCTTTGAAATCTATGACACTACCGAGCGTGAGGCAGGACTGTACACCTGCGTCGCTCACAATCTTGTTGGCGCAGACCTTAAGTCTGTGTTGGTGGTGGTTGACAGATACTTCCCACATCCTTCTGTTAATGCTTTACATATATACGTTAGATCAGTGCAGCCCAACTCTGTTTCAGTGTCTTGGGATAATACTCACGGTGGTCTTGTATCCAATATAAAGTGGTTCACAGTGGCAAATGCTAAGCACCCCTCCATGGTACACACTGCGAGAGTACCATCCGATGTGAAGGAGTACCGTCTCACCCACCTGAACCCCTCCACCCAGTACCGGGTTTGTGTGGAAGTCATGAGCATGCAACTCGGACACAACAGGGACTGTGTCAACGTCACCACAAAGGGACTGGCTCACCCCGTGGAGAGCAGGGAAACGTGGGACACAGCGGTGATGGCTGCCTGTGCTGTGCTGTTCATCGTGGTCGCTATGGCTTGCTCTCTCATATACACATCTCTGCAAAGCCAACACATTTACAGGAAGTTGATGGTGGACCAATCTCAGTCCTTGCTCAGTCCTAGCACCTGCCCCGGCTCCGCCTCTTCTCTCACGGAACTCTGTGTGGCTGGAGTCAAGGTGAGGGCGACAGTGATAGACTTGCCAGAAAACTCCATGTAA